TCGTCTCGTTTGATAGCCAGTGCTGCGTCGGGGTCGATGAGCACCTCAAAGCGCGCGCCGTGAGATTCCAGGCGGGCGGTGACTGCCTCGTCGAGTGAAATCATAGGTTCCGATACTCTCTCCGTGGTAAAAAGCCCTCGCCGACCGACTGTCCCCAGTGTGGGCTGCCGAAATCGACCGGTTCACGGACCGAAGAAACCGTTATGCTCGCACAACCCCCACGACTCAGTATGAGTTCGCAAGCCTCGGAGAAGTCACTCGAAGAACGCCTCGAACTGTTCATGCGCCGAAACTTCCCACAGATTCAGATGCACGGCGGGAGCGCGGGCATCGAAGCCATCGACAAGGAGACGGGCGAAGTGTGGATTTCGCTCACCGGTGCGTGTTCTGGATGCGGTATCTCGCCGATGACGATTCAGGCGCTCAAGTCGCGGATGGTCATGGAGTTCGACGAGATCGACGCGGTCCACGCCTCGACCGGTGGCTTCTACGACGACGAACCGGGCGCAGGATTTGAACCCGA
The genomic region above belongs to Haloferax marinisediminis and contains:
- a CDS encoding NifU family protein translates to MSSQASEKSLEERLELFMRRNFPQIQMHGGSAGIEAIDKETGEVWISLTGACSGCGISPMTIQALKSRMVMEFDEIDAVHASTGGFYDDEPGAGFEPDVSDAPF